The Helicobacter sp. MIT 05-5293 genome window below encodes:
- a CDS encoding DUF3240 family protein — MQQQKIEIYFKHTLKDSIVDMLLEDGYDDFFYIHCAKYASSMFLASPKEQVGGRQEYGIFRIFLTDDDKAKFIINKLLQAFGKEHMKIYTYWVESH, encoded by the coding sequence ATGCAACAACAAAAAATTGAGATTTACTTCAAACACACGCTCAAAGATTCTATCGTAGATATGTTGCTTGAAGATGGCTATGATGACTTTTTTTACATTCATTGCGCCAAATACGCTTCAAGTATGTTTTTGGCAAGCCCTAAGGAACAAGTGGGCGGGCGGCAAGAATATGGGATTTTTAGAATATTTTTGACCGATGATGACAAGGCAAAATTTATCATTAATAAGCTTCTTCAAGCTTTTGGCAAAGAGCATATGAAAATCTATACTTATTGGGTGGAAAGCCATTAA
- a CDS encoding endonuclease MutS2 — MTENNILASKLDLQEFLAKFATFFARQKDVFFEGDRVFYAKILKEIELSPPLAPPRLCNLDTPLIHLQKFGTLKFDEIFEMIKLVRYFVALKHSILPSLPYTFQWLEKIQIPIAIKEMDSIFTLEGELKEGIYEQIDYLKRQIQNTKGHINQTLNQLLHSAKLAPYLVDSSVHYLNENECFLLKAGYHHAIKGMILERSASGFFYLLPDVIMTLKERQNTLKDSLETSLYEVCKSLSNTLHKHLPFLRFLNKSFDQWDHIYARLCFAKTHSLEFVYEMSKKTPIILKDFCHPALANPKAIDLEWDKDLLMITGVNAGGKTMLLKSVLSACFLTKFLLPLKINPHKSQIPHFKHIIAIISDPQNSKNDISTFAGRMLEFSQILQTQNMLLGIDEIELGTDADEAASLYKVLLEHLLQNNTKILLTTHHKRLASLMANNHRIQLCAAMYDVKAQKPLFSFLYGSIGKSYAFETAQNYGIPSTLITQAKTLYGQDKERLNDLIQRSNELEMQLQEKSAVLDSHINTYKRQIENLNDERTAQKNEFQTLKNALEQTYNQALQTLKNALKSQDSKQMHQAMNKAHHIIKTDAKHSLPPLPHSAKISPLKVGDFVKYGNTRGKIIAINKDTYSVELESGFKLKEKRENLKPLGAFIPTSSPQKYQGFSKAKSVGVSLDLHGMRGEEAIERLDIFLNDALIAGYDEVLVYHGIGTGVLSKLVKEYLCQHPKILSFDDAPPQMGGFGAKIIKL; from the coding sequence ATGACAGAAAATAACATACTTGCTTCTAAACTTGACTTGCAAGAGTTTTTAGCAAAATTTGCGACTTTCTTTGCTCGTCAAAAAGATGTTTTTTTTGAAGGTGATAGGGTATTTTACGCAAAGATTCTCAAAGAAATTGAGCTATCACCGCCCTTAGCCCCGCCTCGTCTTTGCAATCTTGATACGCCCTTGATACACTTACAAAAATTTGGCACACTTAAATTTGATGAAATCTTTGAAATGATAAAACTTGTGCGTTATTTTGTTGCACTTAAACATAGTATTCTCCCGTCTTTACCCTACACTTTTCAATGGCTTGAAAAAATCCAAATCCCCATAGCCATTAAAGAAATGGATTCTATCTTTACACTTGAAGGTGAGCTTAAAGAGGGTATATATGAGCAAATTGATTATCTCAAAAGGCAGATTCAAAATACAAAAGGACATATCAATCAAACACTCAATCAATTGTTACACTCTGCTAAACTCGCACCTTATTTAGTAGATTCATCAGTGCATTATCTCAACGAAAATGAATGCTTTTTGCTCAAAGCGGGCTATCACCATGCTATAAAAGGTATGATATTGGAGCGTTCAGCAAGTGGGTTTTTTTACCTTTTGCCCGATGTGATTATGACGCTTAAAGAGCGACAAAACACACTCAAAGATAGTCTCGAAACAAGCCTTTATGAGGTTTGTAAATCTCTTTCAAACACACTACACAAACATCTCCCATTCTTGCGTTTTTTAAATAAAAGCTTTGATCAGTGGGATCATATTTATGCGCGTTTATGTTTTGCCAAAACTCATAGCCTTGAGTTTGTTTATGAAATGTCCAAAAAAACACCCATTATTCTCAAAGACTTTTGCCACCCTGCTCTTGCAAATCCTAAGGCGATTGATTTAGAATGGGATAAAGATCTTTTGATGATTACGGGTGTGAATGCTGGGGGCAAAACAATGCTCCTTAAATCTGTGCTTAGTGCGTGCTTTTTGACGAAATTTCTCCTCCCGCTCAAAATCAACCCTCACAAATCACAAATCCCCCATTTTAAGCATATTATAGCCATTATCTCCGATCCTCAAAATAGCAAAAACGATATTTCAACTTTTGCAGGTCGTATGCTTGAATTTTCGCAGATTCTCCAAACTCAAAATATGCTACTTGGCATTGATGAGATTGAGCTAGGCACAGATGCGGACGAAGCAGCGAGTCTTTATAAAGTCCTTTTAGAACATCTTTTGCAAAACAATACAAAGATTCTACTCACCACACACCACAAGCGGTTGGCTTCATTAATGGCAAACAATCACAGAATCCAGCTTTGCGCAGCAATGTATGATGTCAAGGCTCAAAAGCCACTTTTTTCGTTTCTCTATGGAAGCATTGGTAAAAGCTATGCGTTTGAAACAGCCCAAAATTATGGCATTCCTAGCACACTTATCACACAAGCAAAAACATTATATGGTCAAGATAAAGAGCGTTTGAATGATCTTATCCAACGTTCAAATGAGCTAGAAATGCAACTACAAGAAAAATCCGCTGTTTTAGATTCTCACATCAACACATATAAACGGCAGATTGAGAATCTTAACGATGAACGCACCGCACAAAAAAATGAATTCCAAACGCTTAAAAATGCGCTTGAACAAACCTACAATCAAGCACTACAAACACTTAAAAATGCACTCAAATCTCAAGATTCTAAACAAATGCACCAAGCAATGAATAAAGCTCATCATATCATCAAAACTGATGCCAAACATTCCCTTCCACCCCTTCCGCATTCTGCTAAAATATCTCCTCTCAAAGTGGGTGATTTTGTCAAATATGGCAACACACGAGGAAAAATCATCGCAATCAATAAAGATACCTATAGTGTCGAGCTTGAGAGTGGTTTTAAACTTAAAGAAAAAAGAGAGAATCTCAAACCTTTAGGCGCATTTATCCCCACATCATCACCGCAAAAATATCAAGGATTCAGTAAAGCCAAAAGTGTGGGGGTGAGCTTGGATTTGCATGGAATGCGTGGTGAAGAAGCCATTGAACGACTTGATATTTTCCTTAATGATGCGCTTATAGCAGGTTATGATGAAGTGCTTGTCTATCATGGTATTGGCACAGGTGTGCTAAGTAAATTAGTCAAAGAATATCTGTGCCAACACCCAAAGATTCTATCCTTTGACGATGCTCCACCACAAATGGGAGGATTTGGCGCAAAAATCATTAAACTCTAG